In the genome of Eschrichtius robustus isolate mEscRob2 chromosome 12, mEscRob2.pri, whole genome shotgun sequence, one region contains:
- the GMPPB gene encoding mannose-1-phosphate guanyltransferase beta isoform X3: MKALILVGGYGTRLRPLTLSIPKPLVDFCNKPILLHQVEALAAAGVDHVILAVSYMSQVLEKEMKAQEQRLGIRISMSHEEEPLGTAGPLALARDLLSETADPFFVLNSDVICDFPFQAMVQFHRHHGQEGSILVTKVEEPSKYGVVVCEADTGRIHRFVEKPQVFVSNKINAGMYILSPAVLRRIQLQPTSIEKEIFPVMAKEGQLYAMELQGFWMDIGQPKDFLTGMCLFLQSLRQRQPEQLCSGPGIVGNVLVDPSARIGENCSIGPNVSLGPGVVVEDGVCIRRCTVLRDAHIRSHSWLESCIVGWRCRVGQWVRMENVTVLGEDVIVNDELYLNGASVLPHKSIVLPVKS, encoded by the exons ATGAAGGCACTGATTTTGGTGGGCGGCTATGGGACGCGCTTGCGGCCGCTGACACTAAGCATCCCGAAGCCGCTGGTGGACTTCTGCAATAAGCCCATCTTGCTGCACCAAGTGGAGGCGCTGGCCGCG GCCGGCGTGGACCACGTGATTCTGGCTGTGAGCTATATGTCTCAGGTGCTGGAGAAGGAAATGAAGGCGCAGGAGCAAAGG CTAGGAATCCGAATCTCTATGTCCCATGAAGAGGAGCCTTTAGGGACAG CTGGGCCCCTGGCACTGGCCCGTGACTTGCTCTCTGAGACTGCAGACCCTTTTTTCGTCCTCAACAGTGACGTGATCTGCGATTTCCCCTTTCAAGCCATGGTGCAGTTCCACCGACACCATGGCCAGGAGGGCTCAATTCTG GTGACCAAAGTAGAGGAACCCTCTAAGTACGGTGTGGTGGTGTGTGAGGCGGACACAGGCCGCATTCACCGGTTCGTGGAGAAGCCGCAGGTGTTTGTGTCCAACAAGATCAACGCAGGCATGTACATCCTGAGCCCTGCAGTGCTACGGCGCATCCAG CTGCAGCCCACATCCATTGAGAAGGAGATCTTCCCTGTCATGGCCAAGGAGGGGCAGCTCTATGCCATGGAGTTGCAGG GCTTCTGGATGGACATTGGGCAGCCCAAGGATTTCCTCACTGGCATGTGCCTCTTCCTGCAGTCGCTGCGACAGAGGCAGCCTGAGCAACTGTGCTCAGGTCCTGGCATTGTGGGCAACGTGCTGGTG GACCCAAGTGCCCGTATTGGCGAAAACTGCAGCATTGGCCCCAACGTGAGTCTGGGTCCTGGTGTGGTGGTGGAGGATGGTGTGTGCATTCGGCGGTGCACGGTGCTGCGAGACGCCCACATTCGCTCCCACTCCTGGCTTGAGTCCTGCATTGTAGGCTGGCGCTGCCGCGTGGGCCAGTGG gtgCGCATGGAGAACGTGACAGTGCTGGGTGAGGACGTCATAGTTAACGACGAGCTCTACCTCAACGGGGCCAGTGTGCTGCCCCACAAGTCTATTG TCCTCCCAGTAAAGTCCTAG
- the GMPPB gene encoding mannose-1-phosphate guanyltransferase beta isoform X2, with protein sequence MKALILVGGYGTRLRPLTLSIPKPLVDFCNKPILLHQVEALAAAGVDHVILAVSYMSQVLEKEMKAQEQRLGIRISMSHEEEPLGTAGPLALARDLLSETADPFFVLNSDVICDFPFQAMVQFHRHHGQEGSILVTKVEEPSKYGVVVCEADTGRIHRFVEKPQVFVSNKINAGMYILSPAVLRRIQLQPTSIEKEIFPVMAKEGQLYAMELQGFWMDIGQPKDFLTGMCLFLQSLRQRQPEQLCSGPGIVGNVLVDPSARIGENCSIGPNVSLGPGVVVEDGVCIRRCTVLRDAHIRSHSWLESCIVGWRCRVGQWVRMENVTVLGEDVIVNDELYLNGASVLPHKSIGESVPEPRIIM encoded by the exons ATGAAGGCACTGATTTTGGTGGGCGGCTATGGGACGCGCTTGCGGCCGCTGACACTAAGCATCCCGAAGCCGCTGGTGGACTTCTGCAATAAGCCCATCTTGCTGCACCAAGTGGAGGCGCTGGCCGCG GCCGGCGTGGACCACGTGATTCTGGCTGTGAGCTATATGTCTCAGGTGCTGGAGAAGGAAATGAAGGCGCAGGAGCAAAGG CTAGGAATCCGAATCTCTATGTCCCATGAAGAGGAGCCTTTAGGGACAG CTGGGCCCCTGGCACTGGCCCGTGACTTGCTCTCTGAGACTGCAGACCCTTTTTTCGTCCTCAACAGTGACGTGATCTGCGATTTCCCCTTTCAAGCCATGGTGCAGTTCCACCGACACCATGGCCAGGAGGGCTCAATTCTG GTGACCAAAGTAGAGGAACCCTCTAAGTACGGTGTGGTGGTGTGTGAGGCGGACACAGGCCGCATTCACCGGTTCGTGGAGAAGCCGCAGGTGTTTGTGTCCAACAAGATCAACGCAGGCATGTACATCCTGAGCCCTGCAGTGCTACGGCGCATCCAG CTGCAGCCCACATCCATTGAGAAGGAGATCTTCCCTGTCATGGCCAAGGAGGGGCAGCTCTATGCCATGGAGTTGCAGG GCTTCTGGATGGACATTGGGCAGCCCAAGGATTTCCTCACTGGCATGTGCCTCTTCCTGCAGTCGCTGCGACAGAGGCAGCCTGAGCAACTGTGCTCAGGTCCTGGCATTGTGGGCAACGTGCTGGTG GACCCAAGTGCCCGTATTGGCGAAAACTGCAGCATTGGCCCCAACGTGAGTCTGGGTCCTGGTGTGGTGGTGGAGGATGGTGTGTGCATTCGGCGGTGCACGGTGCTGCGAGACGCCCACATTCGCTCCCACTCCTGGCTTGAGTCCTGCATTGTAGGCTGGCGCTGCCGCGTGGGCCAGTGG gtgCGCATGGAGAACGTGACAGTGCTGGGTGAGGACGTCATAGTTAACGACGAGCTCTACCTCAACGGGGCCAGTGTGCTGCCCCACAAGTCTATTGGTGAGTCGGTGCCAGAGCCCCGCATCATCATGTGA
- the GMPPB gene encoding mannose-1-phosphate guanyltransferase beta isoform X1 produces MKALILVGGYGTRLRPLTLSIPKPLVDFCNKPILLHQVEALAAAGVDHVILAVSYMSQVLEKEMKAQEQRLGIRISMSHEEEPLGTAGPLALARDLLSETADPFFVLNSDVICDFPFQAMVQFHRHHGQEGSILVTKVEEPSKYGVVVCEADTGRIHRFVEKPQVFVSNKINAGMYILSPAVLRRIQLQPTSIEKEIFPVMAKEGQLYAMELQGFWMDIGQPKDFLTGMCLFLQSLRQRQPEQLCSGPGIVGNVLVDPSARIGENCSIGPNVSLGPGVVVEDGVCIRRCTVLRDAHIRSHSWLESCIVGWRCRVGQWVRMENVTVLGEDVIVNDELYLNGASVLPHKSIVTCTAWARPTYVLWISPPTT; encoded by the exons ATGAAGGCACTGATTTTGGTGGGCGGCTATGGGACGCGCTTGCGGCCGCTGACACTAAGCATCCCGAAGCCGCTGGTGGACTTCTGCAATAAGCCCATCTTGCTGCACCAAGTGGAGGCGCTGGCCGCG GCCGGCGTGGACCACGTGATTCTGGCTGTGAGCTATATGTCTCAGGTGCTGGAGAAGGAAATGAAGGCGCAGGAGCAAAGG CTAGGAATCCGAATCTCTATGTCCCATGAAGAGGAGCCTTTAGGGACAG CTGGGCCCCTGGCACTGGCCCGTGACTTGCTCTCTGAGACTGCAGACCCTTTTTTCGTCCTCAACAGTGACGTGATCTGCGATTTCCCCTTTCAAGCCATGGTGCAGTTCCACCGACACCATGGCCAGGAGGGCTCAATTCTG GTGACCAAAGTAGAGGAACCCTCTAAGTACGGTGTGGTGGTGTGTGAGGCGGACACAGGCCGCATTCACCGGTTCGTGGAGAAGCCGCAGGTGTTTGTGTCCAACAAGATCAACGCAGGCATGTACATCCTGAGCCCTGCAGTGCTACGGCGCATCCAG CTGCAGCCCACATCCATTGAGAAGGAGATCTTCCCTGTCATGGCCAAGGAGGGGCAGCTCTATGCCATGGAGTTGCAGG GCTTCTGGATGGACATTGGGCAGCCCAAGGATTTCCTCACTGGCATGTGCCTCTTCCTGCAGTCGCTGCGACAGAGGCAGCCTGAGCAACTGTGCTCAGGTCCTGGCATTGTGGGCAACGTGCTGGTG GACCCAAGTGCCCGTATTGGCGAAAACTGCAGCATTGGCCCCAACGTGAGTCTGGGTCCTGGTGTGGTGGTGGAGGATGGTGTGTGCATTCGGCGGTGCACGGTGCTGCGAGACGCCCACATTCGCTCCCACTCCTGGCTTGAGTCCTGCATTGTAGGCTGGCGCTGCCGCGTGGGCCAGTGG gtgCGCATGGAGAACGTGACAGTGCTGGGTGAGGACGTCATAGTTAACGACGAGCTCTACCTCAACGGGGCCAGTGTGCTGCCCCACAAGTCTATTG TCACCTGCACGGCCTGGGCACGACCCACCTACGTACTCTGGATCTCTCCTCCAACCACCTAG